A region from the Cryptosporangium arvum DSM 44712 genome encodes:
- a CDS encoding LysR family transcriptional regulator — translation MPLDPRRLAVLRAVADAGGVLAAAKVLHLTPSAVSQHLARLESETGVTLLDRSGAGRPVGLTPAGRLLADHAARLAVVLAEAERDLAALTGHVTGRVVIGAFPTLIQHLVGPAVAAVHAATPHVRVSVRELDPEPALAALRAGGVDLVTTESYADADRAGLGGTWLLDDPFRVLTPPDWGADLTAAFGRPWVGSPPGTAVHAALDRLCAQHGVELDREHEVLEYPAAIALVAAGLAAAVVPGLALPDELPPGVKVLDAPALGVRRIGVLSRAGRHEPTPAARLVLRAITAKAASSSA, via the coding sequence ATGCCTCTCGATCCTCGCCGGCTCGCCGTGCTGCGCGCGGTCGCCGACGCCGGCGGTGTCCTCGCCGCCGCGAAGGTGCTGCACCTGACGCCGTCCGCGGTGTCGCAGCACCTCGCGCGCCTGGAGTCCGAGACCGGCGTGACGCTGCTCGACCGGTCCGGGGCCGGACGGCCGGTGGGGCTCACCCCGGCCGGGCGGCTGCTGGCCGACCACGCGGCCCGCCTCGCCGTCGTGCTGGCCGAGGCCGAGCGCGACCTGGCCGCGTTGACCGGTCACGTCACCGGCCGGGTGGTGATCGGCGCGTTCCCGACGCTGATCCAGCACCTGGTGGGGCCGGCCGTGGCGGCCGTGCACGCGGCCACCCCGCACGTCCGTGTCTCGGTGCGTGAACTCGACCCGGAGCCGGCGCTGGCCGCGCTCCGCGCCGGCGGCGTCGACCTGGTCACGACCGAGAGTTATGCCGACGCCGACCGCGCCGGTCTCGGCGGCACGTGGCTGCTCGACGATCCGTTCCGCGTCCTCACCCCGCCCGACTGGGGTGCCGACCTCACCGCCGCGTTCGGACGGCCGTGGGTGGGCAGCCCGCCGGGTACGGCCGTGCACGCGGCGCTCGACCGGCTCTGCGCCCAGCACGGCGTCGAGCTCGACCGGGAGCACGAGGTGCTCGAGTACCCGGCCGCGATCGCGCTCGTCGCGGCCGGGCTGGCGGCGGCCGTCGTGCCGGGTCTCGCGCTGCCCGACGAGCTGCCGCCCGGCGTCAAGGTCCTCGACGCGCCGGCGCTCGGGGTCCGCCGGATCGGTGTCCTCTCTCGAGCGGGCCGCCACGAACCCACTCCGGCGGCGCGGCTCGTGCTGCGGGCGATCACGGCAAAAGCCGCGAGTTCATCAGCGTGA
- a CDS encoding PAS domain-containing protein — MATDRIRREGGVVCPDGFASALYDTLQVGVAVFDDAGRLVRANRALRALYQLSDADHTVERLIRESLTDSEGTVLGPVHHPVDRALRGETVDGLSVRIVVPDGRARHADVNARPVLAPDGGTVGAVAAFRDTTLRERATRFRRCERLVARALAEATTVSDVGPALVRAVAGTLGWPHAQLWLVDEVADVLRLAAQWDAPGRTLEALLPPTIERGWGIGGTVWETGEPLWIPDLLSTDKVPTSNFPGRARRAHTVGVRAAVSVPVRDGRRVLGVLTCVADHREYNGERLVAQLGGIANQVGHFLSRRRAEELASELHRSRDDFRTLLRAFERDGPAARAARDDLLDLAALEEGRAGLRVAELDLVAVVAAAVAALSPSIRASVRVGRPERLRLRGDAGRLRDAVDALLGAVAGGDVYVRLKGEPGIAELTLIGVGVLSDDAAGTDPSAPVEAALGPRLALAVVRAHGGTVRVSTRYHPDVTFTVRLPVDGPPARPHRE, encoded by the coding sequence ATGGCAACGGACCGGATCCGTCGCGAAGGCGGCGTCGTGTGCCCCGACGGATTCGCGTCCGCGCTCTACGACACGCTCCAGGTCGGCGTCGCGGTGTTCGACGACGCCGGCCGCCTGGTGCGGGCGAACCGCGCTCTGCGAGCGCTGTACCAGCTCAGCGACGCCGACCACACGGTCGAGCGGCTGATCCGGGAGAGCCTCACCGACTCCGAGGGAACCGTGCTCGGCCCGGTCCACCACCCGGTGGACCGGGCGCTGCGCGGCGAGACCGTGGACGGCCTGAGTGTGCGGATCGTCGTCCCCGACGGCAGGGCGCGCCACGCCGACGTGAACGCCCGGCCGGTCCTGGCCCCCGACGGCGGGACGGTCGGCGCGGTCGCCGCGTTCCGCGACACGACGCTGCGCGAGCGCGCGACCCGGTTCCGCCGGTGCGAGAGGCTCGTGGCCCGTGCGCTGGCCGAGGCCACCACGGTCTCCGACGTCGGCCCGGCGCTGGTCCGGGCGGTCGCGGGCACGCTCGGCTGGCCCCACGCCCAGCTCTGGCTGGTCGACGAGGTCGCCGACGTCCTGCGCCTGGCCGCGCAGTGGGACGCGCCGGGCCGCACGCTCGAGGCGCTTCTCCCGCCGACGATCGAGCGGGGCTGGGGGATCGGCGGCACGGTCTGGGAGACCGGCGAACCGCTCTGGATCCCCGACCTGCTCTCCACCGACAAGGTCCCGACGAGCAACTTCCCGGGCCGGGCCCGCCGCGCCCACACGGTCGGGGTGCGGGCGGCGGTCTCGGTGCCGGTGCGTGACGGACGGCGGGTGCTCGGCGTCCTCACCTGCGTCGCCGACCACCGCGAGTACAACGGCGAACGGCTGGTCGCCCAGCTCGGCGGCATCGCCAATCAGGTCGGACACTTCCTGTCCCGGCGCCGGGCCGAGGAGCTGGCCTCGGAGCTGCACCGCAGCCGCGACGACTTCCGGACGCTGCTGCGTGCGTTCGAGCGCGACGGGCCCGCCGCCCGCGCCGCCCGCGACGACCTGCTCGATCTCGCCGCGCTCGAGGAGGGCCGGGCCGGTCTGCGGGTCGCCGAGCTCGACCTGGTCGCGGTCGTGGCCGCCGCCGTCGCGGCGCTGAGCCCGTCGATCCGCGCGTCGGTGCGGGTCGGCCGGCCCGAGCGGCTCCGGCTCCGGGGCGACGCCGGGCGCCTGCGCGACGCGGTCGACGCGCTGCTGGGGGCGGTGGCCGGCGGGGACGTGTACGTGCGGCTGAAGGGTGAGCCGGGCATCGCGGAGCTCACGTTGATCGGCGTCGGTGTGCTCTCCGACGATGCCGCCGGGACGGATCCGTCGGCGCCGGTCGAGGCCGCGCTGGGACCCCGGCTGGCGCTGGCGGTGGTACGGGCGCACGGCGGGACGGTACGGGTGTCGACCCGCTACCACCCGGACGTGACGTTCACCGTGCGGCTTCCGGTCGACGGCCCGCCGGCCCGGCCGCACCGGGAGTGA
- a CDS encoding putative bifunctional diguanylate cyclase/phosphodiesterase, with translation MARAGRPVGRAVATLVLLCVLVCLHVPAIRTDSLYSATIMLLTGGGAVLHGWTAARARGRARRVWATTTIALACWGYAEVSVGLPAVATGTAPERSLIANVLNLSAMVFAVIGMLSIPGAPRDRFARLKMLLDGVVAATALAGVVWMLILEPLIRVKGSSPAFMDLAYPVGATGILAVGVVLLAGQPIRQWSAMTLITTGVTVLTIGLLVEIGGEITGDGWIRPWALDAYVVAAVLLAVSALAPLPEDTERAWQAAGGGLLPYVPVGVLYLTASGYMLTGRALEPPVMWAMMIMTAGVLVRQFLALQSNARLTADLAAQRAKLVFEATHDALTALPNRAMLQRALAALPGATRAGDRPPPDGPPTLLMIDLDGFKSVNDTLGHAAGDQLLVVIAERIRSAIEPLGDVALPVRLGGDEFAVLLHSGGAPVAVELAQDLVLGIGTPMSLDGHPATVGASIGIAAHGRSERMLHDADVALYEAKARGKGHYRLFDERLSAAVAARQSLEADLGGALGGGQLSLVYQPLVDLMAEEAPRCEALLRWDHPTRGRLTPDEFLTAAQHVGLLPALDRWVLGTAIAQVAAWRQTDPEFVVSVNASAAYLASGTLPRDVRRAMEQHGLPGSALIVEVTEGSLIVNLEAAAGLLRELRELGVRVALDDFGVGYSSLNYLRQLPVDVVKLDRSFTSELGTGPDAVILVDGVLDLAYRLGLETVAEGVETAEQASQLRDLGCRYGQGFYFGAPAPPVEHPPRIEKTAVHPANPGGVTPGAAGPAGRRPEAAR, from the coding sequence ATGGCGCGTGCCGGACGCCCGGTCGGCCGTGCGGTCGCAACGCTGGTGTTGCTCTGTGTGCTGGTCTGCCTGCACGTCCCGGCCATCCGTACCGACTCGCTGTACAGCGCCACGATCATGCTGCTGACCGGCGGCGGAGCCGTGCTGCACGGCTGGACGGCCGCACGCGCGCGCGGACGAGCGCGGCGGGTGTGGGCGACGACGACGATCGCGCTCGCGTGCTGGGGGTACGCCGAGGTGTCGGTCGGGCTGCCGGCGGTCGCCACCGGCACCGCGCCCGAGCGGAGCCTGATCGCGAACGTGCTGAACCTGAGCGCGATGGTGTTCGCGGTCATCGGCATGCTCTCGATCCCCGGCGCGCCCCGCGACCGGTTCGCCCGCCTGAAGATGCTGCTCGACGGCGTCGTGGCCGCGACCGCGCTGGCCGGCGTCGTCTGGATGCTCATCCTGGAGCCGCTGATCCGGGTCAAAGGCTCGTCGCCGGCGTTCATGGACCTCGCCTATCCGGTGGGCGCCACCGGCATCCTGGCGGTCGGCGTCGTCCTGCTGGCCGGTCAGCCGATCCGGCAGTGGTCGGCGATGACGCTGATCACGACCGGCGTCACGGTGCTGACGATCGGCCTGCTGGTGGAGATCGGCGGCGAGATCACCGGCGACGGCTGGATCCGGCCGTGGGCGCTCGACGCCTACGTGGTCGCGGCCGTGTTGCTGGCGGTCTCCGCGCTGGCACCGCTGCCCGAGGACACCGAGCGCGCCTGGCAGGCCGCGGGCGGCGGCCTGCTGCCGTACGTCCCCGTGGGTGTCCTGTACCTGACCGCGAGCGGGTACATGCTGACCGGCCGCGCCCTCGAACCGCCGGTGATGTGGGCGATGATGATCATGACCGCGGGGGTGCTGGTCCGGCAGTTCCTCGCGCTGCAGTCCAACGCGCGGCTCACCGCGGACCTGGCCGCGCAGCGCGCCAAGCTGGTGTTCGAGGCGACGCACGACGCGCTGACCGCCCTGCCGAACCGGGCGATGCTCCAGCGCGCGCTGGCCGCGCTCCCCGGCGCCACCCGGGCCGGTGACCGGCCGCCGCCGGACGGGCCGCCGACGCTGCTGATGATCGACCTCGACGGCTTCAAGAGCGTCAACGACACGCTCGGGCACGCCGCCGGTGACCAGCTGCTGGTGGTGATCGCCGAGCGGATCCGCAGCGCGATCGAGCCGCTCGGCGACGTGGCACTGCCGGTCCGGCTCGGTGGCGACGAGTTCGCCGTGCTCCTGCACTCCGGCGGCGCCCCGGTCGCGGTCGAGCTGGCTCAGGACCTGGTGCTCGGCATCGGCACGCCGATGTCGCTGGACGGGCACCCGGCGACGGTCGGCGCGAGCATCGGCATCGCCGCGCACGGCCGGTCCGAGCGGATGCTGCACGACGCCGACGTCGCGCTCTACGAGGCCAAGGCCCGGGGCAAAGGCCACTACCGGCTCTTCGACGAGCGGCTCTCGGCCGCCGTCGCGGCCCGCCAGAGCCTGGAGGCCGACCTCGGCGGCGCCCTCGGCGGCGGCCAGCTGTCGCTGGTGTACCAGCCGCTGGTCGACCTGATGGCCGAGGAGGCGCCGCGCTGCGAGGCGCTGCTGCGCTGGGACCACCCGACCCGCGGGCGCCTGACCCCCGATGAGTTCCTCACCGCCGCCCAGCACGTCGGGCTGCTGCCCGCGCTGGACCGGTGGGTGCTCGGGACCGCGATCGCGCAGGTCGCGGCGTGGCGGCAGACCGACCCGGAGTTCGTGGTGAGCGTCAACGCGTCGGCCGCCTACCTGGCCTCGGGCACGCTCCCCCGGGACGTGCGCCGCGCGATGGAGCAGCACGGCCTGCCGGGCAGCGCACTGATCGTCGAGGTGACCGAGGGGTCGCTGATCGTCAACCTGGAGGCGGCCGCCGGGCTCCTGCGCGAGCTGCGTGAACTCGGCGTGCGGGTGGCGCTCGACGACTTCGGCGTCGGCTACTCGTCGCTGAACTACCTGCGTCAGCTCCCGGTGGACGTGGTGAAGCTCGACCGTTCGTTCACCAGCGAACTCGGCACCGGGCCGGACGCGGTGATCCTGGTCGACGGTGTGCTCGACCTGGCGTACCGGCTCGGCCTGGAGACCGTGGCCGAGGGCGTGGAGACCGCGGAGCAGGCCAGCCAGCTACGTGACCTGGGCTGCCGGTACGGGCAGGGGTTCTACTTCGGGGCGCCGGCTCCGCCCGTGGAACACCCGCCCCGGATCGAGAAGACCGCCGTGCATCCGGCCAATCCGGGCGGGGTCACTCCCGGTGCGGCCGGGCCGGCGGGCCGTCGACCGGAAGCCGCACGGTGA
- a CDS encoding tyrosine-type recombinase/integrase has translation MSESSFATVDALVAAAGVGRSPARLRQLRWVAGELAVFVAQQAEADTSFRRPRALRGWFDPALIGPFLAAADAGTLRRRGSAGRPSGDATRSVRRSCLRILARQAGLDDPVPDEVPRPAPLTRVDPVPAGMALGHLATRADRTRSAGAVRAAAMAAVTRELGLRTGEMAALTLADVDLAAGTLTWRPAAPRSGPSPEPRTATLTRVTLAALRDWLEVRPALVTMAPRSKALWVSIRGNHDGSGVRRPPGMPLQPNGIRRSHERAVKDCNVNLAGEPGYEPLPRVPGRLRPDEPET, from the coding sequence ATGTCGGAGTCGTCGTTCGCCACTGTGGACGCGTTGGTGGCCGCGGCCGGGGTCGGCCGGAGCCCGGCGCGGTTGCGTCAGCTGCGGTGGGTCGCCGGTGAGCTCGCGGTGTTCGTCGCCCAGCAAGCCGAGGCCGACACGTCGTTCCGGCGGCCGAGAGCACTGCGCGGGTGGTTCGATCCGGCGTTGATCGGCCCCTTCCTCGCCGCCGCCGACGCGGGCACGCTGCGGCGGCGCGGTTCGGCCGGGCGCCCCTCCGGGGACGCGACCCGCAGCGTCCGGCGCAGTTGCCTGCGGATCCTCGCCCGCCAGGCCGGGCTCGACGATCCGGTGCCGGACGAGGTGCCGCGCCCCGCTCCCCTGACCCGGGTGGACCCGGTGCCGGCCGGGATGGCGCTGGGTCATCTCGCGACCAGGGCGGACCGCACCCGGTCGGCGGGGGCCGTGCGCGCGGCCGCGATGGCGGCGGTGACACGCGAGCTGGGCCTGCGCACCGGGGAGATGGCGGCGCTCACACTGGCCGACGTCGACCTCGCGGCGGGAACGCTGACCTGGCGCCCGGCGGCACCGCGGTCGGGCCCGTCACCGGAGCCGCGCACCGCGACGCTGACCCGGGTCACGCTGGCCGCGCTGCGCGACTGGCTGGAGGTGCGGCCGGCGCTGGTGACGATGGCGCCGCGGTCGAAGGCGCTGTGGGTGTCGATCCGCGGCAACCACGACGGGTCGGGGGTGCGCCGTCCGCCGGGGATGCCGCTGCAGCCGAACGGCATCCGCCGGTCGCACGAGCGCGCGGTCAAGGACTGCAACGTGAACCTGGCCGGGGAGCCGGGGTACGAGCCACTCCCCCGGGTGCCGGGCCGCCTGCGTCCGGACGAGCCCGAGACCTGA
- a CDS encoding STAS domain-containing protein, whose amino-acid sequence MDDVFPPAPLATPSQPDAVQWVRYDRLLLVWLRGAIDLEHAAVLDRVRTVAGRDDRVVVDLSAVTFFGATALNFLSGLVERVYSPVIISGLPDFIREILIRTGMNGMVSLPVR is encoded by the coding sequence GTGGACGACGTCTTTCCTCCGGCTCCGTTGGCGACCCCCTCCCAGCCCGACGCCGTGCAGTGGGTCCGCTACGACCGGCTGCTGCTGGTCTGGTTGCGTGGTGCGATCGACCTCGAGCACGCGGCCGTGCTGGACCGGGTCCGCACCGTGGCCGGGCGCGACGACCGGGTGGTCGTCGACCTGTCCGCGGTGACGTTCTTCGGAGCCACCGCGCTGAACTTCCTCTCCGGGCTGGTCGAGCGGGTGTATTCGCCGGTGATCATCAGCGGACTGCCCGATTTCATCCGTGAGATTCTCATCCGTACCGGCATGAACGGGATGGTCTCTCTTCCCGTGCGGTAA
- a CDS encoding helix-turn-helix transcriptional regulator — translation MRAERLVALLFILQRRSAATVPELAEAVGVSERTLHRDLVALRDAGVPLWTETGRHGGVRLVEGWRSRLDGLTSREAVALLAMGAPQALAQLGLGTAVTAAHAKVAATLPPELRDQAEHLAQRFLLDAPDWFRTADGTDHLATVAGAVWHSRRLRISYRRETGTVERTVDPLGLVLKAGVWYLVAAVEGTVRTYRVGRVTSADELDEPAERPGSFHLAEWWETSSAAFERSLQRTDVRVRLSPRGYRWLPKTLPADVAEQALATAGPPGPDGWREVTLGLESPDVAVGQLLPLATEVEILTPAAVRASFARIAAEIARRHGG, via the coding sequence GTGCGCGCGGAACGTCTGGTCGCCCTCCTGTTCATCCTCCAGCGGCGCTCGGCGGCGACCGTTCCGGAGCTCGCCGAGGCCGTCGGCGTCTCCGAGCGCACCCTGCACCGCGACCTTGTCGCTCTGCGCGACGCCGGTGTCCCGCTCTGGACCGAGACCGGCCGCCACGGCGGGGTGCGGCTCGTCGAGGGCTGGCGTTCGCGCCTGGACGGCCTCACCTCACGCGAGGCGGTGGCCCTGCTGGCGATGGGCGCCCCGCAGGCCCTCGCGCAGCTGGGCCTGGGCACCGCGGTCACGGCCGCGCACGCCAAGGTCGCCGCCACGCTGCCGCCGGAGCTGCGCGACCAGGCCGAACACCTGGCTCAGCGCTTCCTCCTGGACGCACCGGACTGGTTCCGCACCGCCGACGGCACCGACCACCTGGCCACCGTCGCGGGTGCGGTCTGGCACTCCCGCCGGCTCCGGATCTCCTACCGCCGCGAGACCGGCACCGTGGAGCGCACGGTCGACCCGCTGGGGCTCGTCCTCAAGGCCGGCGTCTGGTACCTGGTCGCGGCGGTCGAGGGCACCGTCCGCACCTACCGGGTCGGTCGCGTCACGTCGGCCGACGAGCTAGACGAGCCCGCCGAGCGCCCCGGGTCGTTCCACCTGGCCGAGTGGTGGGAGACCTCGTCGGCGGCGTTCGAACGGTCGCTGCAACGCACCGACGTGCGGGTCCGGCTGAGCCCTCGCGGCTACCGCTGGCTCCCGAAGACCCTTCCGGCCGACGTCGCCGAGCAGGCGCTCGCCACCGCGGGCCCACCGGGTCCCGACGGCTGGCGCGAGGTCACGCTCGGGCTCGAGTCGCCCGACGTCGCGGTGGGTCAGCTCCTCCCGCTGGCCACCGAGGTGGAGATCCTCACGCCGGCCGCGGTCCGGGCGTCCTTCGCGCGGATCGCGGCCGAGATCGCCCGCCGCCACGGCGGGTGA
- a CDS encoding CBU_0592 family membrane protein, whose product MAEVAGWVGALALLAGYALLSLGRIPSGGRYHVFNLVGAAGLIVNGAAHGAWPSTMLNVVWVAIGGVALARLHRRPEPGSRWPTRPRPERAP is encoded by the coding sequence GTGGCCGAGGTCGCGGGGTGGGTCGGTGCGCTGGCGCTGCTGGCCGGGTACGCGCTGCTGTCGCTCGGGCGGATCCCGAGCGGCGGCCGCTACCACGTCTTCAACCTGGTCGGCGCGGCCGGCCTGATCGTCAACGGCGCGGCCCACGGCGCCTGGCCGTCGACGATGCTGAACGTGGTGTGGGTGGCGATCGGCGGGGTGGCCCTGGCCCGCCTGCACCGCCGCCCCGAGCCCGGGTCGCGCTGGCCGACGAGGCCGCGGCCGGAGCGCGCGCCGTGA
- a CDS encoding cyclase family protein → MSLIDLSHEIRAGMTTYPGLPGPEITPHLTREASREVYAPGVEFAIDRITMVGNTGTYLDAPFHRYEGGTDLAGVPLTSVADLPTVVVRCTERAVDAAVLSAALESSVRGHAVLLHTGGDRGWGTHAYAADAPYLSEDGARFLVEAGAALVGIDSVNIDQVTPEGFRPAHSLLLAAEIPVLEHLTNLGAVPDTGARLHAAPPPVRNFGTFPVRAYVVV, encoded by the coding sequence ATGAGCCTGATCGACCTCTCGCACGAAATCCGCGCCGGCATGACGACCTACCCGGGTCTGCCGGGGCCGGAGATCACCCCGCACCTCACCCGGGAAGCGTCCCGGGAGGTGTACGCGCCCGGGGTCGAGTTCGCGATCGACCGCATCACGATGGTCGGCAACACCGGCACGTACCTGGACGCGCCGTTCCACCGCTACGAGGGCGGAACCGACCTGGCCGGAGTACCGCTCACGTCGGTGGCGGACCTGCCGACCGTGGTCGTGCGGTGCACCGAGCGCGCGGTCGACGCGGCCGTCCTGTCCGCCGCGCTCGAATCATCGGTGCGGGGCCACGCCGTGCTGCTGCACACCGGGGGCGACCGGGGCTGGGGGACGCACGCGTACGCCGCGGACGCGCCGTACCTGTCCGAGGACGGCGCGCGGTTCCTGGTGGAGGCGGGCGCGGCGCTCGTCGGCATCGACAGCGTGAACATCGACCAGGTGACGCCGGAGGGGTTCCGGCCCGCGCACTCGCTGCTGCTCGCGGCCGAGATCCCGGTGCTGGAGCACCTCACGAACCTCGGCGCCGTACCCGACACCGGCGCGCGACTGCACGCCGCGCCGCCGCCGGTACGCAACTTCGGCACGTTCCCGGTGCGCGCCTACGTCGTGGTGTGA
- a CDS encoding SDR family oxidoreductase, with the protein MDLTGKIALVAGGTRGASRAIAVELGRAGAFVYVTGRSTSAGRSEVDRPETIEETVALVEAAGGKGTAIRVDHLVPDDVRGLAATIGAAHGRLDVLVDGVWGGDHHLQWGKPVWEHDLDASLRMLHLAIDAHVITAHVLFPLVVAAGDGLVVELTDGIPEYDAVFRQGTSTAFYVAKTAAHQLVKAEAFELAPSGGTAVAFSPGWLRSEAMLEAFGVREDNWRDALATTPHFAISETPTFAGRTVAALAADPDRHALSGQSLDSGLLAKRYGIDDVDGSRPDGWRYMIEVERAGRPADAETVAKYR; encoded by the coding sequence ATGGATCTCACCGGAAAGATCGCTCTCGTCGCCGGCGGCACCCGCGGGGCCAGCCGCGCGATCGCCGTCGAACTCGGCCGGGCCGGCGCGTTCGTCTACGTCACCGGCCGGTCGACGTCGGCCGGTCGCTCCGAGGTCGACCGGCCGGAAACGATCGAGGAGACCGTCGCGCTGGTCGAGGCCGCCGGCGGGAAGGGCACCGCGATCCGTGTCGACCACCTGGTCCCCGACGACGTGCGTGGCCTGGCCGCCACGATCGGGGCCGCGCACGGACGGCTCGACGTCCTGGTGGACGGCGTCTGGGGCGGTGACCACCACCTGCAGTGGGGCAAGCCGGTCTGGGAACACGACCTGGACGCGAGCCTCCGCATGCTCCACCTCGCGATCGACGCCCACGTGATCACCGCACACGTGTTGTTCCCGCTCGTCGTCGCGGCGGGGGACGGCCTGGTCGTCGAGCTGACCGACGGGATCCCTGAGTACGACGCGGTGTTCCGCCAGGGCACGTCGACGGCGTTCTACGTAGCCAAGACCGCCGCGCACCAGCTGGTCAAGGCCGAGGCGTTCGAGTTGGCCCCGTCCGGCGGCACCGCGGTCGCGTTCTCGCCCGGGTGGCTGCGGTCGGAGGCGATGCTCGAGGCGTTCGGCGTGCGCGAGGACAACTGGCGCGACGCGCTGGCCACGACGCCGCACTTCGCGATCTCCGAGACGCCGACGTTCGCCGGGCGCACGGTCGCCGCGCTCGCCGCCGATCCGGACCGGCACGCGCTCAGCGGGCAGTCGCTCGACAGCGGCCTGCTCGCGAAGCGGTACGGCATCGACGACGTCGACGGCAGCCGTCCGGACGGCTGGCGCTACATGATCGAGGTCGAGCGGGCGGGGCGGCCCGCCGACGCGGAGACGGTCGCGAAGTACCGGTAG
- a CDS encoding DUF427 domain-containing protein, whose product MESVWDYPRPPRLERTASRVTIVHAGRTIVDSDRCWRVLETSHPPVYYVPRDDIAAGALEPGDGRSFCEFKGIAEYWDVVVGETRVRRAGWSYPDPTPAYAELTDAVAFYPSRVDECRVAGEVVQPQDGDFYGGWITADVTGPFKGAPGTLGW is encoded by the coding sequence ATGGAGTCAGTCTGGGACTACCCCCGCCCGCCGCGCCTCGAGCGAACCGCGAGCCGGGTCACGATCGTGCACGCGGGCCGGACGATCGTCGACAGCGACCGGTGCTGGCGGGTCCTGGAGACCTCGCACCCGCCGGTGTACTACGTGCCCCGCGACGACATCGCCGCCGGGGCGCTGGAACCCGGGGACGGCCGGTCGTTCTGCGAGTTCAAAGGCATCGCCGAGTACTGGGACGTCGTCGTGGGGGAGACCCGGGTGCGGCGGGCAGGCTGGTCGTACCCGGACCCCACGCCCGCGTACGCCGAGCTCACCGACGCGGTGGCCTTCTACCCGAGCCGGGTCGACGAGTGCCGGGTGGCCGGCGAGGTGGTCCAGCCGCAGGACGGCGACTTCTACGGCGGCTGGATCACCGCCGACGTCACCGGCCCGTTCAAAGGCGCGCCGGGCACGCTGGGCTGGTGA